The following proteins are co-located in the Sporosarcina pasteurii genome:
- a CDS encoding sigma 54-interacting transcriptional regulator: MQKSIDFLYPFYIFAVEQAGVGIHAIDKQGKTIIYNKKMKQIEGLALEDIQDRTIVELFNFEHDESTLLKVLQSGKELLNVKQTYWNRNGIQITTINDTYPIFDQGKLIGAVELSQDITALENLLHQPVHQSQDLTTFSQLTAASNSMKTVIATAKKAAEAKLPVLLIGEAGTGKDLLAQCIHSELSLKNDYFYTLHCQNSDSLTINRLYETLTNDESLTLFCERIDLLTMPLQQKLLDILTKKEWKNLQFIASIGDDPVDLIASGVLLKDLYYFFASFAIQIPPLRKRKKDIMPFIDAYLTKRSAQYKSSLAGVTPEIEKIFNHYHWPGNMRELEFLLDEITSLATTETMITYEMLPLHFRLKNGDLNDDTIGFEDFIVQRDKDLLSLDQYLREAEAYYVEKALKLYEGNITKTAQALGMSRQSLQYRLRKIKES, encoded by the coding sequence AACAAGCAGGTGTTGGTATTCATGCAATTGATAAACAAGGAAAAACGATTATTTACAATAAAAAAATGAAGCAAATCGAAGGGTTGGCATTGGAAGATATTCAAGATCGAACAATCGTTGAATTATTTAACTTTGAACACGATGAAAGTACACTACTAAAAGTTTTACAAAGCGGGAAAGAATTATTGAATGTGAAACAAACATACTGGAATCGTAACGGAATTCAAATTACAACAATTAATGATACGTATCCGATTTTTGATCAGGGTAAGCTCATCGGTGCGGTGGAACTCTCTCAAGATATTACTGCACTAGAAAATCTTTTACATCAACCGGTTCATCAAAGTCAGGACCTCACAACGTTTAGCCAATTAACTGCAGCTTCTAATTCGATGAAAACAGTGATTGCTACAGCTAAAAAAGCTGCGGAAGCTAAACTACCCGTGTTATTAATTGGTGAAGCTGGCACTGGTAAAGATTTACTTGCACAATGTATTCATAGCGAGTTATCACTTAAAAATGATTATTTTTACACGCTTCATTGTCAGAACTCCGATTCACTTACGATTAATCGGTTATATGAAACGTTAACGAATGATGAATCATTGACACTTTTTTGTGAACGTATTGATTTATTGACAATGCCTTTACAACAAAAACTGTTGGATATTTTAACAAAAAAAGAGTGGAAAAACTTACAGTTTATCGCCAGTATCGGGGATGATCCTGTTGACTTAATTGCTTCAGGGGTACTACTCAAAGATTTATATTATTTCTTTGCATCGTTCGCAATTCAAATTCCTCCACTTAGAAAACGCAAAAAAGACATTATGCCTTTTATTGACGCTTATTTAACAAAAAGGAGCGCACAATATAAAAGCAGTTTAGCAGGTGTTACACCTGAAATTGAAAAGATTTTCAATCACTATCATTGGCCAGGAAATATGCGAGAACTGGAGTTTTTACTCGATGAAATCACTTCTCTCGCCACGACAGAAACAATGATTACTTATGAAATGCTTCCATTACATTTCCGACTTAAAAATGGGGATTTAAATGATGATACGATTGGGTTCGAAGATTTTATCGTTCAACGAGATAAAGACTTATTATCTCTTGACCAATATTTAAGAGAGGCCGAAGCTTATTATGTTGAAAAAGCCTTGAAGTTATATGAGGGAAACATTACAAAAACTGCTCAAGCACTTGGCATGAGCAGACAAAGTTTGCAATATCGTTTACGCAAAATTAAAGAGTCATGA
- the yugI gene encoding S1 domain-containing post-transcriptional regulator GSP13 encodes MARTYTTGEKLTGKVTGIQPYGAFVALDENTQGLVHISEITYGFVKDINDYISVGEEIEVKVLEVDEEAGKISLSIRALQEAPEKRNDNPRKSLQARVNERDAEGFNSLKEKLKDWIGKSGQ; translated from the coding sequence ATGGCCAGAACATACACAACTGGAGAAAAGCTCACCGGAAAAGTAACGGGCATTCAACCATACGGAGCCTTCGTAGCGTTAGACGAGAATACGCAGGGATTAGTTCATATTTCTGAAATTACGTATGGGTTCGTAAAAGACATTAACGATTACATTTCGGTAGGTGAAGAAATAGAGGTAAAGGTGCTTGAAGTGGATGAGGAAGCTGGGAAAATCAGTCTTTCTATACGAGCATTGCAAGAAGCGCCTGAAAAAAGAAACGATAACCCACGAAAATCGTTACAAGCACGCGTAAACGAACGCGATGCTGAAGGCTTTAATTCATTGAAAGAAAAGTTAAAAGATTGGATTGGCAAATCTGGTCAATAA
- a CDS encoding RNA polymerase sigma factor: MDMGVSIAVMDIELFGAMKKGDEEALKKWLNRYGKEIARLAFQYGTTIQDANVLAAATFRQLFIELKEIENSQQLFYRMYQIAIEKLLNVQMTEVNEFLFEEDYLLHQDVIQLEPEDKLTFILSFFSKMNDEQLTEILSLPIEFILGKNNRLLDKWQEAQIERRLKLLHKSYDRINFHIDEEKVFRDSHEPQVEMDTQTLKKSKQGIYFVLSGIALLAALIIFSMINSEPYKRASTEKWIEQMKATYEEQLSATYEKLGLTEENFAGAGTMDMFGSRYLSYQEKNHFDSFIKRIERDFEDEKELDKHKISKQFDEFIENLKVPSEMAEEIFKQPLTNDLKASEAFLERYIPKYYILGNVYGNAIYTYPEVMEVASINEGIDLNLLKNIATFPNEVQQLIYNMTEQNIHFDYLPEEFANRNSDFYKKLRASLHPSVGGYISILESQSHAFYSLPDTPDNAFEYIQELEQTLQATTMKSEFLQMLEYRYAWALLAILRAEGGELYDKEGRVNKEVRQEWEAIVSSNENPIAAYIVKKVLLEFEETDWTVSDTQVFLSEHQIVEIVAYAKNNDVDTYNWEEDRLNDLIYLYFPNEGFNYIVSSTYEQFKQNYDRDVLKKLRPITIAGMFFYANEKDDAETVWHLYHESAKQADKADYMSNWEQEKYSYSELNHLYFDKYGKTTNYGVGDTYGHMQFVQEEEDWFIRSIIQE, from the coding sequence ATGGACATGGGGGTGTCAATTGCTGTGATGGATATAGAGTTATTTGGTGCCATGAAAAAAGGGGACGAAGAAGCACTAAAAAAATGGCTCAATCGGTATGGGAAAGAGATTGCGCGATTGGCATTTCAATATGGTACAACAATACAAGACGCGAATGTGTTAGCGGCGGCTACCTTTCGTCAATTATTTATAGAACTTAAAGAAATCGAAAACAGCCAGCAATTGTTTTATCGAATGTATCAAATCGCCATTGAAAAATTATTAAATGTTCAAATGACGGAGGTGAACGAATTTTTGTTTGAAGAAGATTATCTTCTTCATCAGGACGTGATTCAACTTGAGCCGGAGGACAAATTAACATTTATCCTATCATTCTTTTCTAAAATGAATGACGAACAATTGACTGAAATCCTTTCGCTTCCGATCGAATTCATTCTAGGAAAAAATAATCGCTTACTAGATAAATGGCAAGAAGCACAGATTGAGCGGCGTTTAAAGTTATTGCACAAATCTTACGACCGAATTAATTTTCATATAGATGAAGAAAAAGTATTTAGAGATAGCCATGAGCCGCAAGTAGAAATGGATACTCAAACCTTGAAAAAATCAAAGCAGGGCATCTATTTCGTCCTATCAGGAATTGCCTTATTAGCGGCCCTCATTATTTTTTCAATGATCAATAGCGAACCCTACAAAAGGGCATCTACGGAGAAATGGATTGAACAGATGAAAGCAACATATGAAGAACAACTGAGTGCTACTTATGAAAAACTTGGATTAACTGAGGAAAACTTCGCAGGCGCAGGCACGATGGATATGTTCGGCAGTAGGTATTTAAGTTACCAAGAAAAAAACCATTTCGATAGCTTTATTAAGCGTATTGAACGAGACTTTGAAGATGAAAAGGAACTGGATAAACATAAAATTTCTAAGCAGTTTGATGAGTTTATCGAAAACTTAAAAGTGCCTAGTGAAATGGCGGAGGAAATTTTTAAACAGCCTTTAACGAATGATTTGAAAGCAAGCGAAGCTTTTTTAGAACGGTACATCCCAAAGTATTATATTCTTGGCAACGTTTATGGAAATGCGATTTATACGTATCCTGAGGTTATGGAGGTAGCATCTATCAATGAAGGGATAGACTTGAATCTTTTAAAAAACATCGCGACATTTCCAAATGAAGTACAGCAATTAATTTATAATATGACGGAGCAAAACATTCATTTTGATTATTTACCAGAAGAATTTGCAAATCGAAATTCAGATTTTTATAAGAAACTTCGTGCTTCTCTTCATCCAAGTGTTGGGGGATATATCTCAATACTCGAATCGCAATCGCATGCTTTTTATAGCTTGCCAGATACACCCGACAATGCATTTGAATATATCCAAGAATTGGAGCAGACCTTACAAGCAACTACAATGAAAAGTGAATTTCTTCAAATGCTCGAATATCGTTATGCTTGGGCATTATTAGCTATTTTGCGCGCAGAGGGAGGGGAATTGTACGACAAAGAAGGTCGTGTGAATAAAGAGGTTCGCCAAGAATGGGAAGCGATTGTTTCTTCCAACGAGAATCCAATAGCCGCTTATATTGTTAAAAAGGTGTTGCTTGAATTTGAGGAGACGGACTGGACAGTTTCGGACACGCAAGTTTTTCTGAGTGAACATCAAATCGTTGAGATTGTTGCATACGCCAAAAATAACGATGTCGATACGTATAATTGGGAAGAAGACAGACTTAATGATCTGATTTATCTTTATTTCCCTAATGAGGGGTTTAACTACATCGTTTCGTCAACATATGAACAGTTTAAACAAAATTATGATCGTGACGTCTTAAAAAAACTTCGTCCAATAACAATTGCGGGAATGTTTTTCTATGCAAATGAAAAGGATGATGCTGAAACTGTGTGGCATCTTTATCATGAAAGTGCCAAACAAGCCGATAAGGCCGATTATATGTCAAACTGGGAACAAGAAAAATATTCCTATAGTGAACTGAATCATCTTTATTTTGATAAGTACGGTAAAACGACAAACTACGGAGTTGGGGACACTTACGGGCATATGCAATTCGTGCAAGAGGAAGAAGATTGGTTTATTCGGTCTATCATCCAAGAGTAA